Proteins from one Oscillospiraceae bacterium genomic window:
- a CDS encoding DHH family phosphoesterase: MKKSGSSLNGTRRLILISLLVLICFSLICASVDIRLTLIGMIFAVFELTAFLIYSGFVAKRNAINEENISLLGNITLDFLMQFTFPLVILDAEGGIVWYNRSFSDKTGTKAVLYGLNINEFLPEKLNTKKLFDEDSDRCARAVLSDVTYDITSYSLGSYQKLYYLTVWQDKTELIAREEELRAKNPVISYIAVDNYSEASGYHQNDYRAVTAKISILLQQWASGLDGILGEVERDRYILIIDESHLSAITDKKFDILDEVRDISKDNVDIPVTVSIGTACVDGTFAEKEAVAHTALDLALQRGGDQAVVKTRGVTEFYGGKTKTVQKRTKIRSRIIAGELTGLMKKASNVLIMGHRYADHDSVGACVGIARLAFVCCDKINIIVNLNDYNLKPIFQKLRGIDEYKTIFIDSSSAQDLITPDTLLVILDVNNCEHFESIELYENTANVVIIDHHRKTGEFTNTPKVTYIEPSASSASELVAEILEQAIAPGGLLKEEAEILFSGIILDTKQFTRNTGTRTFAAALYLRGEGANPAEAQMLSKIDLKEFIREIKFENNVVIYRNIIAISVYDGKVFAADKIAAAKAADRLLNVDGVLASFVLCEIEDAIHISSRSSGSVNVQLILERLDGGGHYDAAGAQLKNMPMKTALSMLKEAIDYYLNQG; encoded by the coding sequence ATGAAAAAGAGCGGTTCTTCGCTGAACGGAACTCGCAGATTGATATTGATATCTCTGCTTGTGCTTATCTGCTTTTCGCTTATATGCGCTTCAGTTGACATAAGACTTACTCTTATCGGAATGATATTTGCCGTTTTTGAGCTCACGGCATTTTTAATTTACAGCGGATTCGTCGCAAAAAGAAATGCGATCAATGAAGAAAATATATCGCTTCTTGGTAATATCACTCTTGATTTTTTGATGCAGTTTACATTCCCGCTTGTCATTCTTGACGCAGAAGGCGGTATTGTCTGGTACAATCGGAGCTTTTCCGATAAAACAGGCACGAAAGCTGTGCTGTACGGTCTCAATATAAACGAATTTCTTCCGGAAAAGCTCAACACAAAAAAGCTTTTTGACGAGGATTCGGACAGATGTGCCCGTGCTGTTCTTTCTGATGTGACATATGATATAACGTCATATTCGCTCGGTTCATATCAAAAGCTTTATTATCTGACTGTATGGCAGGACAAGACCGAGCTGATCGCACGCGAGGAAGAGCTTCGTGCGAAGAACCCTGTCATCAGCTATATCGCTGTCGATAACTACTCGGAAGCTTCCGGATACCATCAGAACGATTATCGCGCCGTCACCGCTAAAATTTCGATCCTCCTGCAGCAGTGGGCATCCGGGCTTGACGGAATACTCGGCGAGGTCGAACGCGACAGATATATACTTATCATAGATGAAAGCCACCTTTCCGCGATTACCGATAAGAAATTCGACATCCTTGACGAAGTCCGCGATATATCGAAGGATAATGTCGATATACCGGTTACGGTTTCGATCGGCACTGCCTGTGTGGACGGGACATTTGCCGAAAAGGAAGCCGTTGCTCATACCGCGCTTGATCTTGCTCTTCAGCGCGGAGGTGATCAGGCGGTCGTCAAAACCAGAGGCGTGACAGAATTTTACGGAGGCAAGACGAAAACGGTTCAAAAACGAACCAAAATTCGCTCGCGTATAATTGCCGGAGAGCTTACCGGTCTTATGAAAAAAGCATCAAACGTGCTGATTATGGGACACAGATACGCGGATCACGATTCAGTCGGAGCTTGCGTCGGCATAGCGAGGCTGGCGTTCGTCTGCTGCGATAAGATAAATATTATTGTAAATCTCAATGATTATAACCTGAAACCCATATTTCAAAAGCTTCGCGGCATTGACGAATATAAAACAATTTTTATTGATTCGTCCTCCGCGCAGGATCTGATCACTCCAGACACTCTGCTTGTGATTTTAGATGTGAACAACTGCGAGCATTTTGAATCCATTGAGCTTTATGAAAATACCGCCAATGTAGTGATCATCGATCACCACAGGAAAACCGGTGAATTCACAAATACGCCGAAAGTCACATATATAGAGCCGTCGGCGTCATCGGCAAGCGAACTTGTCGCGGAAATACTTGAACAGGCGATAGCTCCGGGCGGACTTTTGAAAGAAGAAGCGGAAATTCTGTTTTCGGGTATAATTCTTGATACAAAGCAGTTTACCCGCAATACAGGCACGCGAACTTTCGCCGCCGCGTTGTATTTGAGAGGAGAAGGCGCTAATCCCGCCGAAGCTCAGATGCTTTCAAAAATCGACCTCAAGGAATTCATTAGAGAAATAAAATTCGAAAATAACGTTGTAATATACAGAAATATAATAGCGATATCCGTCTATGACGGAAAAGTCTTTGCGGCGGACAAAATCGCGGCCGCAAAGGCGGCGGACAGATTATTGAATGTGGACGGAGTTCTCGCTTCGTTCGTCCTTTGTGAAATAGAGGACGCGATACATATATCATCGCGTTCTTCCGGAAGCGTTAATGTACAGCTCATTCTTGAAAGACTTGATGGCGGAGGTCATTACGATGCCGCCGGAGCGCAATTGAAAAATATGCCGATGAAAACCGCGCTTTCAATGCTGAAGGAAGCGATAGACTATTATCTGAATCAGGGCTGA
- the rplI gene encoding 50S ribosomal protein L9, whose translation MKVFLKEDVKSLGKKGDIVNVSDGYARNFLFPRGIAAIADAKAENEHKAKAESEKFRLAAELDEAKGTAKKLESLTVKLVASAGADGKLYGSITNSKVSEALAQQYGIYIERRKIAVDEPIKAYGAYKLEVKLYPGVGASLNILVTDK comes from the coding sequence ATGAAAGTATTTTTAAAGGAAGATGTAAAATCGCTCGGAAAAAAGGGCGATATAGTAAATGTCTCAGACGGATACGCGAGAAATTTTCTTTTTCCGCGCGGAATAGCCGCCATAGCGGATGCCAAAGCGGAAAACGAACATAAGGCCAAAGCGGAAAGCGAGAAATTCCGTCTTGCCGCAGAGCTTGACGAAGCAAAGGGAACCGCGAAAAAGCTTGAAAGTCTCACTGTTAAGCTGGTTGCCTCAGCCGGCGCGGACGGAAAGCTTTACGGAAGCATAACAAACTCAAAGGTTTCGGAGGCACTCGCGCAACAGTACGGCATATATATTGAACGTAGAAAAATAGCTGTAGACGAACCGATCAAAGCATACGGAGCGTACAAGCTTGAGGTAAAGCTGTATCCCGGTGTTGGCGCGTCGCTTAACATATTGGTAACTGATAAATAA
- the dnaB gene encoding replicative DNA helicase — MDRKTAVSASDLTVRQLPYSPEAEQAVLGALILDGTKINEIAGKISPEDFYIDKHVGIYEAVTELFVQSRTIDAVTLVDLLVKRGLYNEAGASSYIHRLAETVPSIANIGDYVRIVRDKAMLRRLIGICSEIEESAYEQSEDARAIVDCAEAKIFELSQGNITQDFAHVRDIIMQFMANLNFTRTNKEEAKGLPTYFGGIDNFLVGMGKGDLVVVGARPGMGKTSFAMNIATSAAKHGKVAAVFSLEMSKIQLVSRMLSSEARIDSYNLRTGELNADEFARLAAASTMLSGAEIYIDDTSDITVSQMKAKLRRLKNLSFVVIDYLQLMSSDKRIDNRTLEIGDISRNLKIMAKEFGVPVMLLSQLSRNPEGRPDKKPQLSDMRDSGAIEQDADIVMFLYRDEYYKENTDMKNQASCMIAKNRHGGTGAVTLGWEGKYTRFCTIEQNFQEPHEGSGDA, encoded by the coding sequence GTGGATCGAAAAACAGCTGTTTCCGCCTCCGACCTTACAGTAAGACAGCTGCCTTATTCGCCGGAGGCCGAGCAGGCGGTGTTAGGTGCGCTGATTCTCGACGGAACAAAAATCAACGAAATCGCCGGTAAAATTTCTCCGGAAGATTTTTATATTGATAAACATGTCGGCATATACGAGGCTGTCACGGAACTGTTTGTACAGTCGCGTACAATCGATGCCGTCACGCTTGTGGATCTTCTTGTGAAGCGCGGGTTATATAACGAAGCCGGAGCGAGCAGCTATATTCACCGGCTTGCTGAGACTGTTCCGAGCATCGCAAATATCGGCGATTATGTGAGAATCGTCAGAGATAAGGCGATGCTACGCAGATTGATCGGAATCTGCTCCGAAATTGAGGAAAGCGCTTATGAGCAGTCCGAGGACGCAAGAGCAATAGTCGATTGCGCCGAAGCCAAAATATTTGAGCTCTCACAGGGAAACATAACTCAGGATTTCGCGCATGTCCGCGACATAATAATGCAGTTCATGGCGAATCTGAATTTTACGCGCACAAACAAGGAGGAAGCTAAGGGACTGCCGACATATTTCGGCGGTATCGACAACTTTCTCGTCGGAATGGGCAAGGGCGATCTCGTAGTTGTCGGCGCGCGCCCAGGAATGGGCAAAACGAGCTTTGCCATGAATATCGCGACCTCCGCCGCAAAGCACGGAAAGGTTGCCGCTGTTTTTTCTCTCGAAATGTCAAAAATCCAGCTTGTTTCGAGAATGCTTTCTTCGGAAGCAAGGATTGACAGCTATAATTTACGCACAGGCGAATTGAACGCGGACGAGTTTGCCCGTCTTGCCGCCGCTTCAACTATGCTTTCGGGCGCCGAAATATACATAGACGATACGTCTGACATTACGGTTTCTCAGATGAAAGCTAAGCTTAGAAGACTAAAAAATCTCAGCTTTGTCGTAATAGATTATCTTCAATTGATGAGTTCGGATAAAAGAATAGATAACAGAACTCTGGAAATCGGAGATATATCGAGAAACCTTAAAATAATGGCCAAGGAATTTGGCGTTCCGGTCATGCTGCTCAGTCAGCTCTCAAGAAATCCGGAGGGACGCCCGGATAAAAAGCCTCAGCTTTCCGACATGAGAGATTCCGGAGCTATCGAACAGGATGCCGATATCGTCATGTTTTTATACCGTGACGAGTATTATAAAGAAAATACCGATATGAAAAACCAGGCGAGCTGTATGATCGCAAAAAACCGTCACGGCGGAACCGGAGCGGTCACGCTCGGATGGGAAGGAAAATATACGCGGTTTTGTACAATTGAGCAGAATTTTCAGGAACCTCACGAGGGCTCCGGAGACGCGTAA
- the tilS gene encoding tRNA lysidine(34) synthetase TilS: MDIKKIISKIDGAVEEYSMLAGCRGVLVGLSGGKDSVCLLHYLASQFSSGSCEINVYACHLNHMIRGAEADADENFCRDLCRSLGVDFISEKRDIPVIAEKTKKSIEEAARDARYDLFDRAAGISGCDRIATAHTASDNAETIIFRIARGTSVSGLCGIPPVRDNIIRPLIDLNSDEVIAYCNYFGLEFRTDSTNADISYPRNLIRAEIIPQLERINPSFANAARRLSRSASEQRKYIISQADKYNNECSKNRIPIELAQRLNAGTEKCILYELIVRAIAGETSVPVTTERFDALSALIAEPKPDKVIEITNGLSAYPDADMRYLEFGTPPDNINYTVMLCEGVNRIKETGVVIEIERCGGYSDFKNINKMHKIIYVNSDMIKSGLTARSRAEGDCYIAGGMTRKVKKIISGSDFTRSERQKTPVICDEQGIIWIPGGPLCDRLRPQKNCGLTKIIFNYQ; encoded by the coding sequence ATGGACATTAAAAAGATTATATCAAAAATCGACGGAGCGGTCGAAGAATATTCGATGCTTGCGGGCTGCCGCGGCGTACTGGTCGGGCTGTCCGGAGGCAAGGACTCCGTATGCCTTTTACATTATCTTGCTTCGCAATTCAGTTCGGGGAGCTGTGAAATTAACGTATACGCATGTCACCTGAATCACATGATCCGCGGCGCGGAGGCTGACGCAGACGAAAATTTCTGCCGTGATCTCTGCCGTTCGCTCGGTGTTGATTTCATTTCTGAAAAGCGCGATATCCCCGTGATTGCCGAAAAAACCAAAAAATCCATAGAAGAAGCGGCGAGAGATGCGCGATATGATCTTTTTGACCGAGCGGCGGGTATATCTGGCTGTGACAGGATTGCCACGGCGCACACGGCGAGTGATAATGCCGAAACCATAATATTTCGGATTGCCCGCGGAACGTCTGTTTCTGGTCTGTGCGGTATCCCGCCTGTCAGAGACAATATTATCCGTCCGTTAATAGATTTAAATTCTGATGAAGTAATCGCGTATTGTAATTATTTCGGTCTCGAATTCCGCACAGACAGCACAAATGCGGATATATCGTATCCGCGCAATCTGATCCGTGCGGAGATAATTCCGCAGCTTGAAAGAATAAATCCTTCATTTGCAAATGCCGCACGCAGGCTTTCGCGGTCAGCTTCTGAACAAAGGAAATATATTATATCGCAGGCGGACAAATATAATAACGAATGCAGTAAGAACCGCATACCAATAGAGCTCGCGCAGAGGCTGAATGCGGGAACGGAAAAATGCATACTGTATGAGCTGATCGTCCGCGCGATCGCCGGGGAAACATCGGTGCCGGTCACGACTGAACGTTTTGATGCGCTTTCAGCGTTAATCGCAGAGCCGAAGCCCGATAAGGTTATAGAAATTACAAACGGGTTAAGCGCATATCCGGATGCTGACATGAGATATCTCGAATTCGGGACGCCTCCTGACAATATAAATTATACGGTTATGCTTTGCGAAGGAGTAAATCGCATCAAAGAAACAGGCGTTGTTATTGAAATTGAACGGTGCGGCGGGTATTCTGATTTTAAAAATATTAACAAAATGCACAAGATTATATATGTCAATTCTGATATGATAAAAAGCGGTTTAACCGCACGAAGCCGTGCCGAAGGTGATTGTTACATCGCTGGCGGAATGACCCGTAAGGTAAAAAAAATCATTTCCGGTTCGGATTTTACGCGCTCTGAAAGACAAAAAACACCAGTTATATGCGATGAACAAGGTATAATCTGGATTCCGGGCGGTCCTCTTTGCGATCGTCTGCGCCCACAAAAAAACTGCGGATTAACAAAGATCATTTTTAATTATCAATAA
- the hpt gene encoding hypoxanthine phosphoribosyltransferase: MSIEKAIPVFGALTDDIDHVLLTAEELDTIVKRVGCEITNKFSVETGNTGRKLLAVCILKGSLVFVADLIREIKLPLEVSFLRATSYGSGTVSSGVVEISLAIDEKDLIGADVLVVEDILDSGHTLSNILKYLAGKGAHSVSLCVLLNKPSRRKTEVTIDYEGKQIPDEFVVGYGLDYNEKYRNLPYIGVLKKELYS, encoded by the coding sequence ATGAGCATTGAAAAAGCCATTCCGGTATTCGGTGCGCTTACTGACGATATTGATCACGTTCTCCTTACCGCGGAAGAGCTAGATACTATCGTAAAACGCGTCGGATGCGAAATCACGAACAAATTTTCCGTTGAAACAGGAAATACCGGCAGAAAGCTGTTGGCTGTCTGCATCCTGAAAGGCTCTCTCGTCTTTGTCGCCGATCTGATCCGTGAAATCAAATTACCGCTGGAGGTATCGTTTTTACGTGCTACCTCATACGGAAGCGGCACTGTATCCTCGGGAGTGGTTGAAATCAGCCTTGCAATCGACGAAAAGGATTTAATCGGAGCCGATGTCCTTGTCGTCGAGGATATTCTCGACAGCGGACACACACTGTCTAATATTTTAAAGTATCTTGCGGGTAAAGGCGCTCACAGCGTTTCATTGTGTGTGCTTCTCAACAAACCGTCACGGCGCAAAACAGAAGTCACCATAGATTATGAAGGAAAACAGATACCTGACGAGTTTGTCGTAGGATACGGACTTGATTATAATGAAAAATATAGGAATTTACCGTATATCGGAGTTCTGAAAAAAGAATTGTATTCCTGA
- the ftsH gene encoding ATP-dependent zinc metalloprotease FtsH, protein MKSNFKVILFYVVMIAVVLMLVNFLVGGTETQKPVYSDIVKLFENEQVKEFNIDINNNITILTQDGKTVSFRLRDLYLFEEHVGDLIKDQYKRGIITKYNYEEPITYAWWISLIPYAVVIIGFILLYVYMFNQAGGKGGKISSFGRAHTKLGSDEKKKTLFSDVAGADEEKEELWEIVDFLKNPAKYQELGARIPHGVLLVGPPGTGKTLLAKAVSGEAQVPFYSISGSDFVEMYVGVGASRVRDLFETAKKNSPSIVFIDEIDAVGRHRGAGLGGGHDEREQTLNQLLVEMDGFGSNDGVIIIAATNRPDILDPALLRPGRFDRQITVNYPDIKGREDILKVHAKGKPLEKDINLANLAKTTAGFTGADLANVLNEAALLAARKNKKLIGNADLEEATLKVIVGTPKKSKVVTEKDKRLTAYHEAGHAIVTKLLKTQDPVHRISITPSGRAGGYTLSLPSHDKQYMSKTEMDEEIVTLLGGRVAEKLVLNDISTGASNDIERATQLARSMVTQYGMSESLGPIVYGSGHSEIFLGRDFNNTRNYSEKIAAMIDDEVMNVIDGAYNKARSILEDNIKKLHFIAEFLIKNEAMDGEQFEMAMTTDATNEEIEAVSEKKARTSRDENDKKRNEDEQKRKELAEKLAKDIARPSAQNYNENRSNDPAESGENKDNK, encoded by the coding sequence ATGAAGAGTAATTTTAAGGTTATTTTATTCTATGTTGTTATGATTGCGGTCGTTTTGATGCTTGTCAATTTCCTTGTCGGAGGGACGGAAACTCAAAAGCCCGTATACAGCGATATAGTTAAGTTATTTGAAAACGAACAGGTCAAGGAATTTAATATTGATATCAACAACAATATTACAATATTGACTCAGGACGGGAAAACGGTTTCTTTCCGCCTGAGAGATCTATACCTATTCGAAGAACATGTCGGAGATCTGATCAAGGATCAATACAAACGCGGCATCATTACGAAATATAACTATGAAGAGCCGATCACTTATGCATGGTGGATCAGCCTTATTCCGTATGCGGTGGTCATTATAGGATTTATACTCCTGTATGTATACATGTTCAATCAGGCGGGCGGCAAGGGCGGAAAAATTTCATCCTTCGGTCGGGCTCATACAAAGCTCGGAAGCGATGAAAAGAAAAAGACGCTGTTCAGCGATGTCGCCGGAGCGGATGAAGAAAAGGAAGAGCTCTGGGAAATTGTCGATTTTCTGAAAAATCCGGCCAAATATCAGGAACTAGGTGCGAGAATCCCGCATGGTGTGCTGCTTGTCGGCCCTCCCGGCACAGGTAAAACACTGCTTGCAAAGGCTGTCTCAGGAGAGGCTCAGGTGCCGTTCTATTCGATATCCGGCTCTGATTTTGTCGAGATGTATGTCGGTGTGGGTGCTTCGCGTGTCAGAGATCTTTTCGAAACAGCGAAAAAGAATTCTCCGAGCATTGTTTTCATCGATGAAATTGATGCGGTTGGACGTCACAGAGGCGCAGGACTTGGCGGCGGACACGATGAGCGCGAACAAACTCTGAACCAGCTGCTTGTTGAAATGGACGGCTTTGGCAGCAATGACGGTGTCATCATTATTGCGGCCACCAACCGCCCAGATATTCTCGACCCAGCGCTTTTGCGTCCCGGCCGTTTTGACCGCCAGATAACAGTTAATTATCCGGATATCAAAGGCAGAGAAGATATTCTAAAGGTTCACGCAAAAGGCAAGCCGCTTGAGAAAGACATCAATCTCGCGAACCTCGCGAAGACTACAGCAGGCTTTACCGGCGCTGATCTTGCTAATGTATTAAACGAAGCGGCTCTTCTTGCCGCTCGCAAAAATAAGAAGCTTATCGGAAATGCGGATCTTGAAGAGGCGACTCTGAAGGTTATCGTCGGCACTCCTAAAAAGAGCAAGGTCGTAACGGAAAAGGATAAACGTCTGACCGCATATCACGAGGCCGGACATGCCATTGTCACAAAGCTGCTCAAGACGCAGGATCCTGTTCACCGTATATCTATTACGCCAAGCGGACGCGCCGGAGGCTATACGCTTTCATTGCCGTCTCATGACAAGCAATACATGTCAAAGACCGAAATGGATGAAGAAATCGTCACGCTGCTCGGCGGGCGTGTTGCCGAAAAGCTGGTGCTTAACGACATATCCACCGGAGCATCAAACGATATCGAACGCGCGACACAGCTTGCACGCAGCATGGTGACACAATACGGTATGAGCGAATCTCTCGGACCCATTGTCTACGGCTCCGGTCATTCTGAAATATTCCTCGGACGTGATTTCAACAACACACGGAATTATTCGGAAAAGATTGCCGCAATGATTGACGATGAAGTTATGAATGTCATAGACGGCGCGTACAACAAAGCTCGTTCAATTCTCGAAGATAATATAAAGAAGCTCCACTTTATAGCCGAATTTTTAATTAAAAATGAGGCAATGGACGGAGAGCAGTTCGAAATGGCCATGACCACGGACGCAACGAACGAAGAAATCGAAGCTGTCAGTGAAAAAAAAGCCAGAACAAGCCGCGACGAAAATGATAAAAAACGCAATGAGGATGAGCAAAAGCGAAAAGAACTGGCCGAAAAGCTTGCAAAAGATATAGCAAGGCCCTCTGCTCAGAATTATAACGAAAACAGAAGTAATGATCCGGCGGAATCCGGAGAAAATAAAGACAATAAATAA
- a CDS encoding MBL fold metallo-hydrolase, with protein sequence MEIIYIGTAASEGIPALFCKCPTCVEARKTMGREFRGRAGVCINKNLLIDAPPDIYHGCVAAGIDLSEIKDIVVTHAHEDHFDAYELSTRRTPVYCFRPDEEKMRVWGNMRCGKLLDQYVPGSAKGHGDSTPGLCFTYSPMYEPVKTASGVTAYPLPADHDYEEECRIFLLEEDATGKRFLYGHDTGLFPDETMKFLKGKLCDVISLDCTYVYLKHDSGHMGLEGDVKMRKRLTEIGAANDKTRFICHHFSHNGFVDNGARKTQTEFISDAEKMGFIVAFDGMRIKI encoded by the coding sequence ATGGAGATAATATACATTGGCACGGCGGCTTCGGAGGGCATACCGGCATTGTTCTGCAAATGCCCGACATGCGTTGAAGCGCGCAAAACGATGGGAAGGGAATTCAGGGGAAGAGCCGGAGTATGTATAAATAAAAATCTATTGATAGATGCTCCGCCGGATATTTATCACGGCTGTGTCGCGGCGGGTATTGATCTTTCCGAGATCAAGGATATTGTCGTTACGCATGCACATGAGGATCATTTTGATGCGTATGAGCTTTCCACACGCCGCACCCCTGTTTATTGTTTCAGACCGGACGAAGAAAAGATGAGGGTTTGGGGCAATATGCGTTGCGGAAAGCTTTTGGATCAGTATGTGCCAGGTTCCGCCAAGGGTCACGGCGATTCCACGCCGGGTTTATGCTTTACATATTCGCCGATGTATGAGCCTGTCAAAACCGCGTCGGGCGTAACGGCGTATCCGCTTCCCGCCGATCATGATTATGAGGAGGAATGTAGGATATTCCTTCTGGAGGAGGACGCCACAGGAAAAAGATTCCTTTACGGTCACGATACGGGTCTTTTTCCTGATGAAACGATGAAATTTCTAAAAGGGAAATTATGCGACGTCATTTCGCTCGACTGTACATATGTATATCTGAAGCATGACAGTGGGCACATGGGACTTGAAGGCGATGTAAAAATGAGAAAACGCCTGACAGAGATAGGCGCGGCGAATGATAAGACACGCTTTATATGTCACCATTTTTCACATAACGGCTTTGTCGACAACGGCGCGAGAAAAACACAAACGGAGTTTATTTCAGACGCGGAGAAAATGGGCTTTATCGTCGCCTTTGACGGAATGCGGATAAAAATTTAA
- a CDS encoding lysoplasmalogenase family protein, whose product MTAIILTYSLIIFVIFPSPYRLFCFLGMLFSSGGDILLAKWEPIMTAFLKKHSFEAGTMSFIIAHCLYSAAFIIRQRMSGTMFFNYGTVLGTFIFIILVTFLFWLNKTNSSGSNIQLLILCVVYLAFICFDCTSVLSCSAASGGWLWLSGIGAISFLISDVFIAVDFVGGRHINNKDQLIWWFYPIGQILLLTGI is encoded by the coding sequence TTGACGGCGATTATCTTGACATATTCTTTAATAATATTTGTTATTTTCCCTTCCCCATATAGACTTTTCTGTTTCCTCGGTATGTTGTTTTCATCCGGAGGAGATATACTTCTGGCCAAATGGGAACCGATAATGACAGCTTTTTTAAAAAAGCATTCATTTGAAGCGGGGACAATGAGTTTTATTATTGCCCATTGCCTTTACAGCGCGGCCTTTATAATCCGTCAAAGAATGTCAGGAACAATGTTCTTTAATTACGGAACCGTATTGGGAACTTTTATTTTTATTATCTTGGTTACCTTTTTATTTTGGCTGAACAAAACAAATTCCAGCGGAAGCAACATACAATTACTAATCCTATGTGTTGTATATCTTGCCTTTATATGCTTTGACTGTACGTCGGTATTGTCCTGCTCAGCCGCGTCGGGCGGATGGCTGTGGCTTTCCGGTATCGGCGCGATTTCATTCCTGATATCCGATGTTTTTATCGCTGTCGACTTTGTCGGCGGACGGCATATAAACAATAAAGATCAGTTGATTTGGTGGTTTTATCCTATCGGACAGATATTGCTTCTTACCGGAATATAA
- a CDS encoding S8 family peptidase: MRKLLGSGLISVQSLVFGLLDNGTLDISGITQVHDQPYLNLRGQGVIFGIVDTGIDYTLDVFKYEDGSSKIISIYDQTVEGPPPEGFYIGTEYTNDQINAALQSDNPKQIVPEEDTSGHGTFLASVAAGRETDDFIGAAPDAEIIAVKLRKARPYYLELFAVPKTQEYAYESSAIMIGIEYILDRARRFNRPVVICIGLGTNFGSHDQYSIFQEYLRGISDLVGVCLCIAAGNESQARHHMDGVIAATGETQNIDIKVGENAGDFFVSIWTGVSDRISVAIRSPTGEFIPRIPARSGNVTLTKMILEKSSVRLSYYYPIEGSGGQLTAIKLIDPTPGIWTITVYGDLILNGRFHSWLPLTGFVDPSVVFLSPSPNYTITGPATMTGAIVCGAYNTTLNSLYANSSWGPTRTENFAPDLVAPGVNIEGFYPYGRGTMDGTSAATAITSGAAALMLQWGIVKENDPAISTYQIRAYMIRGCNRSENMTYPNNRWGYGSLNLFQAFQLMRET, from the coding sequence TTGAGAAAACTCTTAGGCTCCGGGCTTATCAGTGTGCAATCACTCGTTTTCGGCTTGCTGGATAATGGTACTCTTGATATAAGCGGTATTACTCAGGTTCATGATCAACCATATCTGAATCTGAGAGGACAGGGCGTTATCTTCGGTATTGTGGACACCGGAATTGATTATACTTTGGATGTTTTTAAATACGAGGACGGAAGCAGCAAAATAATATCAATCTATGACCAGACTGTAGAGGGTCCGCCACCGGAGGGATTTTACATTGGTACGGAATATACAAACGATCAAATCAACGCGGCTCTTCAAAGCGACAATCCAAAGCAGATCGTTCCCGAAGAAGACACTTCCGGGCACGGAACCTTTCTGGCATCAGTGGCCGCCGGGCGGGAAACGGACGATTTCATCGGTGCGGCGCCTGATGCTGAAATCATTGCCGTAAAGCTCAGAAAAGCAAGACCATATTACCTTGAGCTTTTTGCCGTGCCAAAAACACAGGAATATGCATATGAATCCAGTGCAATCATGATTGGCATCGAATATATACTGGACAGGGCGAGACGATTTAACCGACCGGTGGTCATATGTATAGGATTAGGCACCAATTTCGGAAGTCATGATCAATATTCAATATTCCAGGAATATTTAAGAGGAATATCTGATTTAGTCGGCGTATGTCTTTGCATTGCGGCAGGAAACGAAAGCCAGGCACGGCACCATATGGATGGAGTTATTGCGGCGACAGGGGAAACGCAGAATATAGATATAAAAGTGGGAGAAAACGCAGGGGATTTTTTTGTTTCGATCTGGACAGGAGTATCGGATAGGATTTCGGTAGCCATCCGTTCTCCTACGGGTGAATTTATCCCCAGAATACCGGCGCGCTCGGGAAACGTTACACTGACTAAAATGATATTGGAGAAATCATCTGTCCGGCTGTCATATTATTATCCTATAGAAGGATCGGGCGGACAGCTGACGGCAATTAAGCTCATCGATCCTACTCCGGGCATTTGGACCATAACCGTTTACGGCGACTTAATTCTAAACGGCAGGTTTCACTCTTGGCTGCCTCTGACAGGGTTTGTCGATCCCAGTGTTGTATTCCTTTCTCCGAGCCCGAATTATACAATTACAGGTCCAGCGACAATGACGGGAGCCATTGTATGCGGCGCTTATAATACCACTTTGAACAGCTTGTACGCAAATTCATCATGGGGACCCACTCGTACGGAAAATTTCGCTCCCGATCTTGTCGCTCCCGGAGTAAATATAGAAGGCTTTTATCCTTACGGGCGCGGAACAATGGACGGAACCAGCGCAGCGACGGCAATAACCTCCGGTGCCGCAGCCCTCATGCTTCAATGGGGCATAGTCAAAGAAAACGATCCTGCCATCAGCACATATCAAATACGCGCTTACATGATTCGCGGATGCAACAGAAGCGAAAATATGACGTATCCCAATAACAGATGGGGATACGGAAGTCTTAATCTGTTTCAGGCATTTCAGTTGATGCGGGAAACATAA